One Streptomyces hundungensis DNA segment encodes these proteins:
- a CDS encoding ATP-binding protein produces the protein MHLDMEPRAEQLPATVCAFRKRFASTRRAAGLARRLAQGQLAAWGIAPESEASRTAALLVAELAANAVLHAYVSGRGFEVGVALREDGVLRIEVTDTRADKALPVVASAPAADCESGRGLLLVQAFADHWGTVEGPTPLKTVWAQLALPEGEFIRVLRP, from the coding sequence ATGCATCTCGACATGGAACCCCGAGCCGAGCAACTCCCGGCTACCGTCTGTGCGTTCAGGAAGCGGTTCGCGTCCACGCGACGCGCGGCGGGGCTGGCGCGCAGGCTGGCGCAGGGGCAGTTGGCGGCCTGGGGCATCGCGCCGGAGAGCGAGGCGTCACGGACGGCGGCGCTGCTCGTGGCGGAGCTCGCCGCGAACGCGGTGCTGCACGCCTATGTGTCCGGGCGGGGCTTCGAGGTGGGGGTGGCGCTGCGCGAGGACGGCGTCCTGCGCATCGAGGTGACGGACACCCGGGCGGACAAGGCGCTGCCGGTGGTGGCCTCGGCCCCGGCGGCCGACTGCGAATCGGGGCGCGGGCTGCTCCTGGTGCAGGCGTTCGCGGACCACTGGGGGACGGTGGAGGGGCCGACCCCGCTCAAGACCGTATGGGCTCAACTGGCCTTGCCCGAGGGGGAGTTCATCCGGGTGCTTCGTCCCTGA
- a CDS encoding copper homeostasis protein CutC, which yields MSNRALLEVIALDAQDAVAAQAGGADRLELVTDMAADGLTPSRETFAAIRAAVDIPLRVMLRAHDGFAAGDVDALLRDAEALRAEGADEFVLGFLDETGGPDMAALRALAPVLDGCRWTFHRAVDRAASRDALRKELSGLAGLDTYLTAGSPLGVDDGLPVLLAEAARHGEPGYEPRILVGGGLQLTHLPVLRDAGIDAVHIGGASRPGGWSEPVSPAAVAEWRAALDA from the coding sequence ATGAGCAACCGCGCACTGCTTGAGGTGATCGCGCTCGACGCGCAGGACGCCGTCGCGGCCCAGGCCGGCGGGGCGGACCGCCTGGAGCTGGTGACCGACATGGCGGCCGACGGCCTGACCCCGTCCCGGGAGACCTTCGCGGCGATCCGCGCCGCCGTCGACATCCCGCTGCGCGTGATGCTGCGTGCGCACGACGGTTTCGCGGCCGGCGACGTCGACGCGCTCCTGCGGGACGCCGAGGCGCTGCGGGCCGAAGGCGCGGATGAGTTCGTCCTGGGCTTCCTCGACGAGACCGGCGGCCCCGACATGGCGGCCCTGCGCGCCCTGGCGCCGGTGCTCGACGGTTGCCGCTGGACCTTCCACCGGGCCGTCGACCGGGCCGCGTCCCGCGATGCCCTGCGCAAGGAGCTCTCCGGTCTCGCGGGCCTCGACACCTACCTCACGGCCGGCTCCCCGCTCGGCGTCGACGACGGCCTGCCCGTGCTCCTCGCGGAGGCGGCGCGCCACGGCGAACCCGGCTACGAGCCGCGCATCCTGGTGGGCGGCGGCCTCCAGCTCACCCACCTGCCGGTGCTGCGGGACGCCGGGATCGACGCGGTCCACATCGGCGGCGCGTCCCGCCCCGGCGGATGGAGTGAGCCGGTGTCCCCGGCCGCCGTCGCCGAGTGGCGCGCGGCGCTCGACGCGTAG
- a CDS encoding HelD family protein gives MREDVQALDIKDVTANWVNAAVLQRQIDDRIKALADLSHTPLFFGRLDYLHAPGADLAEGAGGERFYIGRRHVHDADGDPMVIDWRAPVSQPFYRASKKDPLDVSLRRRFGYTGGELTAYEDEHLMDATETARTSKLLQAEIERPRVGPMRDIVATIQPEQDEIVRSGLSGSVCVQGGPGTGKTAVGLHRVAYLLYAHRDRLARTGTLVIGPNKSFLHYIEQVLPALGELEVKQATVDDLVASTGVEVRGTDPAEAAVIKGDARMAEVLRRAVWSHVTTPSEPLVVVRGSRRWRVPAYELATIVEELRDRDIRYGAAREALPQRIAHTVLVRMEQAGEAPDDRVQDAVARNTAVKAAVKAIWPPVDPAKLVLRLLNEPAFLATHAEGILTDDEQKAILAPKPARSVKAAKWSAADAVLIDETNDLVARTPSLGHVVLDEAQDLSPMQYRAVGRRCTTGSATVLGDLAQGTTPWATASWAEALRHLGKGDAVVEELTAGFRVPREVIAYASKLLPSISPGLAPVESVRETPGSLDVRAASTPAELDAAVVAACEESLAHEGSIGLIAADARIPVLAKALEAAGLAHLDPGEETTATSRLTLVPASLAKGLEYDYVVLDEPTAVVDGEPDERTGLRRLYVALTRAVSGLTIVHASPLPPQLAL, from the coding sequence ATGCGCGAGGACGTCCAGGCCCTGGACATCAAGGACGTCACCGCGAACTGGGTGAACGCCGCCGTCCTCCAGCGCCAGATCGACGACCGCATCAAGGCCCTCGCCGACCTCTCCCACACCCCCCTCTTCTTCGGCCGCCTGGACTACCTGCACGCCCCCGGCGCGGACCTCGCCGAGGGCGCCGGGGGCGAGAGGTTCTACATCGGGCGCCGCCACGTCCACGACGCCGACGGCGACCCGATGGTCATCGACTGGCGCGCCCCCGTCTCGCAGCCGTTCTACCGCGCGTCGAAGAAGGACCCGCTGGACGTCTCGCTGCGCCGCCGTTTCGGTTACACCGGGGGCGAGTTGACGGCGTACGAGGACGAGCACCTGATGGACGCCACGGAGACCGCCCGGACCAGCAAGCTGCTCCAGGCGGAGATCGAGCGCCCGCGCGTGGGCCCGATGCGGGACATCGTGGCCACCATCCAGCCCGAGCAGGACGAGATCGTACGGTCGGGTCTGAGCGGCAGCGTGTGCGTGCAGGGAGGGCCGGGCACCGGCAAGACCGCCGTGGGCCTGCACCGGGTCGCGTATCTGCTGTACGCGCACCGGGACCGGCTGGCCCGCACCGGCACCCTCGTCATCGGCCCGAACAAGTCCTTCCTGCACTACATCGAGCAAGTCCTGCCCGCGCTGGGCGAGTTGGAGGTCAAGCAGGCGACCGTGGACGACCTGGTGGCCTCGACGGGCGTCGAGGTGCGGGGTACCGATCCCGCCGAGGCGGCCGTGATCAAGGGTGACGCCCGCATGGCCGAGGTGCTGCGCCGCGCGGTCTGGTCGCACGTGACCACCCCCTCCGAGCCCCTGGTCGTGGTGCGCGGCTCGCGCCGCTGGCGCGTACCGGCGTACGAACTCGCCACGATCGTCGAGGAGTTGAGGGACCGCGACATCCGTTACGGTGCCGCGCGCGAGGCCCTGCCGCAGCGGATCGCGCACACGGTGCTCGTCCGGATGGAGCAGGCGGGCGAGGCACCCGACGACCGCGTGCAGGACGCGGTGGCCCGCAACACGGCGGTCAAGGCGGCCGTGAAGGCGATCTGGCCGCCGGTGGACCCGGCGAAGCTGGTGCTGCGCCTGCTGAACGAGCCCGCCTTCCTCGCCACGCACGCCGAGGGCATCCTCACCGACGACGAGCAGAAGGCGATCCTCGCCCCCAAGCCCGCCCGCAGCGTGAAGGCGGCCAAGTGGTCGGCGGCGGACGCGGTCCTCATCGACGAGACGAACGACCTGGTCGCCCGCACCCCCTCACTGGGCCATGTGGTGCTCGACGAGGCCCAGGACCTCTCCCCCATGCAGTACCGCGCGGTCGGCCGCCGCTGCACGACCGGTTCGGCGACCGTCCTCGGCGACCTGGCACAGGGCACCACGCCCTGGGCGACGGCGAGTTGGGCCGAGGCGCTGCGTCATCTCGGCAAGGGGGACGCGGTGGTGGAGGAGCTGACGGCCGGCTTCCGCGTGCCGCGCGAGGTCATCGCGTACGCCTCGAAACTGCTGCCCTCCATCTCGCCCGGCCTGGCCCCCGTGGAGTCGGTCCGTGAGACGCCGGGCTCCCTGGACGTACGCGCGGCGAGCACACCGGCCGAGCTGGACGCGGCCGTGGTGGCGGCCTGCGAGGAGTCCCTCGCCCACGAGGGCTCGATCGGCCTGATCGCCGCCGACGCCCGCATTCCCGTACTGGCCAAGGCACTTGAGGCAGCGGGCCTCGCCCATCTCGACCCCGGCGAGGAGACCACGGCGACCTCCCGCCTCACCCTGGTCCCGGCGTCCCTGGCGAAGGGCCTGGAGTACGACTACGTGGTCCTGGACGAACCGACCGCCGTGGTCGACGGCGAGCCCGACGAACGCACGGGCCTGCGCCGCCTGTACGTCGCCCTGACCCGAGCGGTCTCAGGCCTGACGATCGTCCACGCGAGCCCGCTGCCGCCCCAACTCGCCCTATAG
- a CDS encoding sigma-70 family RNA polymerase sigma factor, translating into MVDDEYLAQRFEEHRGHLRAVAYRMLGSLSEAEDAVQEGWLRASRADSGAVDNLGGWLTTIVARICLNMLRARGTRREAALDVGEYEYVHVPDPVLGPVDGADPEQEVLLADSVGLALMVVLETLAPAERLAFVLHDMFAVPFEDIAPIVDKTPAATRQLASRARRRVQGRVPSPSPDRARQREVVEAFISAARGGDFEALLALLDPDVVLRADAGALPTTKLVRGARAVAEQANSFRKLAAFNRLVLVNGAPGILAVVGGRVVSVLAFTLGEDARITELNILADPTRLHPLNPLGLTP; encoded by the coding sequence ATGGTCGACGACGAGTACCTCGCGCAGCGCTTCGAGGAGCACCGCGGTCATCTGCGCGCGGTGGCGTACCGGATGCTGGGCTCCCTCAGTGAGGCCGAGGACGCCGTCCAGGAGGGCTGGCTGCGGGCCAGCCGCGCGGACAGCGGGGCGGTGGACAACCTGGGCGGCTGGCTGACCACGATCGTCGCGCGGATCTGCCTCAACATGCTGCGGGCGCGCGGCACCCGGCGGGAGGCGGCCCTCGACGTCGGGGAGTACGAGTACGTGCACGTGCCGGACCCGGTGCTCGGCCCGGTGGACGGGGCCGACCCCGAGCAGGAGGTGCTGCTCGCCGACTCGGTGGGCCTGGCCCTGATGGTGGTCCTGGAGACGCTGGCCCCCGCCGAGCGGCTGGCCTTCGTGCTGCACGACATGTTCGCGGTGCCGTTCGAGGACATCGCGCCGATCGTCGACAAGACGCCTGCGGCGACCCGTCAGCTCGCCAGCCGGGCGCGACGGCGGGTGCAGGGCCGGGTGCCCTCGCCCTCGCCCGACCGCGCCCGCCAGCGCGAGGTGGTCGAGGCGTTCATCTCGGCGGCGCGCGGCGGCGACTTCGAGGCGCTGCTCGCGCTGCTCGACCCGGACGTGGTGCTGCGGGCCGATGCGGGGGCGTTGCCGACGACGAAGCTGGTGCGGGGGGCTCGGGCGGTGGCCGAACAGGCCAACAGCTTCCGCAAGTTGGCGGCGTTCAACCGCCTGGTCCTGGTCAATGGCGCGCCGGGCATTCTGGCGGTGGTGGGGGGACGGGTGGTCTCGGTGCTGGCCTTCACGCTGGGCGAGGACGCCCGAATCACCGAGCTGAACATCCTCGCCGACCCCACCCGCCTCCACCCCCTGAACCCCCTGGGGCTGACGCCATAA
- a CDS encoding glycosyltransferase 87 family protein — protein MTVTVRTPRAAATTRAIVLLGLSLAALTVLCAALRIPMADAQVYRAEGAAVAHGGPLYGFTVTPWHLPATYPPFAALLFLPTAFVPLSALKAAFCGANVALLALLVVLSCRFARIEVRAAHVLAATALALWLEPVFQTLIFGQVNLALVCLVLWDLSRPAGAFAKGFAVGLAAGIKITPLFFVLHLLVRGRVREALTALAGFITTVLVAALVLPYASVEFFTRRLFETGRVGKAWIVDNQSLQGLLARLLHTPAPGMVWAAGALVVGAAGLWIARRAEERHALLVSSFTALLISPISWSHHWVWCVPLIALAAGEGRARAAVVLAVVFTARTLWLVPHAGELDLQLPLWQQPLASPYALVGLAVLGWATRRSGRRAAPVEPDAQLPARSSSASMIR, from the coding sequence GTGACTGTGACCGTCCGTACGCCGCGTGCAGCCGCCACCACCCGGGCCATCGTCCTGCTCGGGCTTTCGCTGGCCGCGCTCACCGTGCTCTGTGCCGCCCTGCGGATCCCCATGGCGGACGCCCAGGTCTACCGGGCGGAGGGCGCAGCCGTCGCGCACGGCGGACCGCTCTACGGGTTCACCGTCACGCCATGGCACCTGCCCGCCACCTACCCGCCGTTCGCCGCCCTGCTGTTCCTGCCCACTGCCTTCGTGCCGCTGTCCGCGCTCAAGGCGGCCTTCTGCGGGGCCAATGTCGCGCTGCTCGCGCTCCTCGTGGTGCTGTCCTGCCGCTTCGCGCGCATCGAGGTCCGCGCCGCGCACGTGCTCGCCGCCACCGCGCTCGCGCTGTGGCTCGAACCCGTCTTCCAGACCCTGATCTTCGGGCAGGTCAACCTCGCACTCGTCTGCCTCGTGCTCTGGGACCTGTCCCGGCCGGCGGGTGCCTTCGCGAAGGGGTTCGCGGTCGGGCTCGCCGCCGGGATCAAGATCACGCCGCTCTTCTTCGTGCTCCATCTGCTGGTACGGGGACGCGTCCGCGAGGCCCTCACCGCGCTGGCCGGATTCATCACGACCGTGCTGGTCGCAGCGCTCGTACTCCCTTACGCCAGCGTCGAGTTCTTCACCCGCCGCCTCTTCGAGACCGGCCGCGTCGGCAAGGCGTGGATCGTCGACAATCAGTCCTTGCAAGGGCTGCTCGCGCGGCTGTTGCACACCCCCGCGCCGGGGATGGTGTGGGCGGCGGGCGCGCTCGTCGTCGGCGCCGCAGGGCTGTGGATCGCCCGCCGGGCCGAGGAGCGCCACGCCCTGCTGGTGAGCTCCTTCACCGCCCTGCTGATCTCGCCCATCAGCTGGTCGCACCACTGGGTGTGGTGCGTCCCGCTGATCGCCCTGGCGGCCGGGGAGGGGCGGGCACGTGCGGCCGTCGTGCTCGCGGTCGTCTTCACCGCCCGCACCCTCTGGCTCGTACCGCACGCGGGCGAACTCGACCTCCAACTACCGCTCTGGCAGCAGCCGTTGGCCTCGCCCTACGCGCTGGTCGGGCTCGCGGTGCTGGGGTGGGCGACCCGGCGCTCCGGTCGAAGGGCCGCCCCGGTGGAGCCGGATGCTCAGTTGCCCGCGAGGAGTTCGTCCGCGTCCATGATCCGGTAG
- a CDS encoding DNA repair helicase XPB: MTGPLIVQSDKTLLLEVDHEQADACRRAIAPFAELERAPEHIHTYRLTPLGLWNARAAGHDAEQVVDALVEYSRYPVPHALLVDIAETMDRYGRLTLSKHPTHGLVLTSTDRPVLEEILRSKKVAPLVGARIDADTVAVHPSERGQIKQTLLKLGWPAEDLAGYVDGEAHPIELAEDGWALRPYQRQAVEGFWHGGSGVVVLPCGAGKTLVGAGAMAEAKATTLILVTNTVSARQWKHELVKRTSLTEDEIGEYSGTKKEIRPITIATYQVLTTRRKGVYAHLELFDSRDWGLIVYDEVHLLPAPVFKFTADLQARRRLGLTATLVREDGRESDVFSLIGPKRFDAPWKEIEAQGYIAPADCVEVRVNLTDSERLAYATAETEEKYRFCATTATKRKVTEALVRKFAGQQILVIGQYIDQLDELGEHLNAPVIKGETTNAQREKLFGAFREGEISVLVVSKVANFSIDLPEATVAIQVSGTFGSRQEEAQRLGRVLRPKADGHQAHFYSVVARDTIDQDFAAHRQRFLAEQGYAYRIMDADELLAGN; the protein is encoded by the coding sequence GTGACCGGACCACTCATCGTCCAGAGCGACAAGACCCTGCTCCTGGAGGTCGACCACGAGCAGGCCGACGCCTGCCGTCGCGCCATCGCGCCCTTCGCGGAGCTGGAGCGGGCCCCCGAGCACATCCACACCTACCGGCTGACGCCGTTGGGCCTGTGGAACGCGCGGGCCGCCGGGCATGACGCGGAGCAGGTCGTCGACGCCCTCGTCGAGTACTCGCGCTACCCCGTCCCGCACGCCCTGCTCGTCGACATCGCCGAGACGATGGACCGCTACGGCCGGCTCACCCTGAGCAAGCACCCCACCCACGGCCTGGTGCTGACCTCCACCGACCGTCCCGTACTCGAAGAGATCCTGCGGTCCAAGAAGGTCGCCCCGCTGGTCGGCGCCCGCATCGACGCGGACACGGTCGCCGTGCACCCCTCCGAGCGCGGCCAGATCAAGCAGACGCTGCTGAAGCTGGGCTGGCCGGCCGAGGACCTCGCGGGGTACGTGGATGGCGAGGCGCACCCGATCGAGCTCGCCGAGGACGGCTGGGCGCTGCGCCCGTACCAGCGGCAGGCCGTCGAGGGGTTCTGGCACGGCGGCAGCGGTGTGGTGGTGCTGCCCTGCGGCGCGGGCAAGACGCTGGTCGGCGCCGGGGCGATGGCCGAGGCGAAGGCGACCACGCTCATCCTGGTCACCAACACCGTCTCGGCCCGCCAGTGGAAGCACGAGCTGGTGAAGCGGACCAGCCTGACCGAGGACGAGATCGGCGAGTACAGCGGGACGAAGAAGGAGATCCGTCCCATCACGATCGCCACGTACCAGGTGCTCACCACCCGCCGTAAGGGCGTCTACGCGCATCTGGAGCTGTTCGACTCCCGGGACTGGGGCCTGATCGTCTACGACGAGGTGCATCTGCTGCCCGCGCCGGTCTTCAAGTTCACCGCCGACCTCCAGGCCCGCCGCCGGCTCGGTCTGACGGCGACGCTTGTGCGCGAGGACGGCCGCGAGTCGGACGTGTTCTCGCTGATCGGTCCCAAGCGGTTCGACGCGCCGTGGAAGGAGATCGAGGCGCAGGGTTACATCGCGCCCGCCGACTGCGTCGAGGTGCGGGTCAACCTCACGGACAGCGAGCGGCTCGCGTACGCGACCGCCGAGACCGAGGAGAAGTACCGCTTCTGTGCGACGACGGCGACCAAGCGGAAGGTCACCGAGGCGCTGGTACGGAAGTTCGCGGGTCAGCAGATCCTCGTCATCGGCCAGTACATCGACCAACTCGACGAGCTGGGCGAGCACTTGAACGCTCCCGTCATCAAGGGCGAGACCACCAACGCGCAGCGCGAGAAGCTGTTCGGGGCGTTCCGCGAGGGCGAGATCAGCGTCCTCGTGGTGTCGAAGGTGGCGAACTTCTCGATCGACCTGCCGGAGGCGACGGTCGCCATCCAGGTGTCGGGTACGTTCGGCTCCCGCCAGGAGGAGGCCCAGCGCCTCGGCCGTGTGCTGCGCCCGAAGGCCGACGGTCACCAGGCGCACTTCTACTCGGTGGTGGCCCGCGACACCATCGATCAGGACTTCGCGGCGCACCGCCAGCGCTTCCTGGCCGAGCAGGGCTACGCCTACCGGATCATGGACGCGGACGAACTCCTCGCGGGCAACTGA
- a CDS encoding SPFH domain-containing protein translates to MFGYRVPAPDEAMLISGGRRGLGGAPFRVVTGHGKFVLPVFRKTRFLTLSMCEAEVTETCVTKQGIALHVRAVIAFKVGNDTESIVNAGQRFLSDQDQMSVLTGRIFAGHLRSIIGSMTVEEIVTERQKLAAEVLETSKTEMAKIGLIVDSLQIQSIDDGDVGYIDAMSAPHKAAIHRAAQIAQAQATQAAVEAEQVAARNQAEYARQTAVVKAEYSAEVDRAQAQAAQAGPLAQAHAQQEVLAAQTELAERAAELRQQQLVAEIVKPAEAEAERIKVLAIAEAERMKIQAEAAASYDRVALDRMLIDQLPQIVKEAAGGLAGANVNVLNGADGLGEIAAGLVGQGLTILDSVRQNLGGSDRSEGKGGQLSLPGLSSRSGSGGAAKGDGPVGLD, encoded by the coding sequence ATGTTCGGTTACCGGGTGCCCGCCCCCGACGAGGCGATGCTGATCTCGGGTGGCAGGCGTGGTCTCGGGGGTGCCCCGTTCCGCGTAGTGACCGGCCACGGCAAGTTCGTCCTGCCGGTTTTCCGCAAGACCCGCTTCCTCACGCTCTCGATGTGTGAGGCCGAGGTCACCGAGACGTGTGTGACCAAGCAGGGCATCGCGCTGCACGTCCGCGCGGTGATCGCGTTCAAGGTCGGCAACGACACCGAGTCCATCGTGAACGCGGGCCAGCGCTTCCTGTCCGACCAGGACCAGATGTCCGTCCTGACCGGCCGGATCTTCGCCGGTCACCTGCGGTCCATCATCGGCTCGATGACCGTCGAGGAGATCGTCACCGAGCGGCAGAAGCTCGCCGCGGAGGTCCTTGAGACCTCCAAGACGGAGATGGCGAAGATCGGGCTGATCGTCGACTCGTTGCAGATCCAGTCGATCGACGACGGCGACGTCGGCTACATCGACGCGATGTCCGCGCCGCACAAGGCCGCCATCCACCGGGCCGCCCAGATCGCCCAGGCGCAGGCCACCCAGGCCGCCGTCGAGGCGGAGCAGGTCGCGGCGCGCAACCAGGCCGAATACGCGCGGCAGACCGCGGTCGTCAAGGCCGAGTACTCCGCCGAGGTCGACCGCGCGCAGGCGCAGGCCGCCCAGGCGGGCCCGCTCGCCCAGGCCCACGCCCAGCAGGAGGTGCTCGCGGCCCAGACCGAACTCGCCGAGCGGGCGGCCGAGTTGCGCCAGCAGCAGCTCGTCGCCGAGATCGTCAAGCCGGCCGAGGCCGAAGCCGAACGCATCAAGGTGCTCGCGATCGCCGAGGCCGAACGCATGAAGATCCAGGCCGAGGCGGCGGCGTCGTACGACCGGGTGGCGCTCGACCGGATGCTCATCGACCAGCTTCCGCAGATCGTCAAGGAGGCGGCGGGGGGTCTCGCGGGGGCGAACGTCAATGTGCTCAACGGGGCGGATGGGTTGGGGGAGATTGCGGCGGGGTTGGTCGGGCAGGGGCTGACCATTCTCGACTCGGTCCGTCAGAACCTGGGTGGTTCGGATCGGTCCGAGGGGAAGGGCGGTCAGCTGTCGCTGCCGGGGTTGTCCTCGCGCTCCGGGTCGGGAGGCGCGGCAAAGGGGGACGGGCCGGTGGGCCTCGACTAG
- a CDS encoding helix-turn-helix domain-containing protein, translating into MPWDHEDHDDHEDQAGLDDHEGRDGEPEASDSLRTFGAVVQALREHAGLSRAQLGALVGYSKHTVASVELGRRMPDPAFIERAERALGNTGALTAAARHLSRQPGLASWFRRWARLERTAISLYTYESRLIPGLLQTEAYALALFRAQLPPLADAQIDANMVARLKRQRLLTERPNTAYSFIVDEHVFARRTGGPDVTRELIDYVLERTAARNVELQILPAGLGVHAGLAGPIRLAETPAHRWFGYCEGQESGIFVSDPKLISTLHMRYAKLRSQALTPEQSVGRLELLRGAP; encoded by the coding sequence ATGCCATGGGACCACGAGGACCACGACGATCACGAGGATCAAGCGGGCCTGGACGATCACGAGGGCCGAGACGGGGAGCCCGAGGCCTCCGACAGCCTGCGGACATTCGGCGCGGTCGTCCAGGCCCTGCGCGAACACGCCGGCCTGAGCCGCGCGCAGCTCGGGGCGCTGGTCGGCTACTCCAAACACACGGTCGCCTCAGTGGAGTTGGGCCGCCGCATGCCCGACCCGGCCTTCATCGAGCGCGCGGAGCGAGCGCTGGGCAACACGGGCGCGCTGACCGCTGCGGCCCGCCACCTCAGCCGCCAGCCGGGCCTGGCGTCCTGGTTCCGCCGGTGGGCCCGCCTGGAGCGCACCGCGATCAGCCTGTACACGTACGAGTCCCGGCTGATCCCGGGGCTGCTCCAGACGGAGGCGTATGCGCTGGCGCTGTTCCGGGCCCAACTGCCGCCGCTGGCCGACGCGCAGATCGACGCGAACATGGTGGCTCGACTGAAGAGGCAGCGGCTGCTCACGGAGCGCCCCAACACGGCGTACAGCTTCATCGTCGACGAGCACGTCTTCGCGCGGCGTACGGGAGGGCCGGACGTGACCCGTGAGCTGATCGATTACGTCCTGGAGCGGACGGCCGCTCGCAACGTCGAGCTTCAAATCCTCCCGGCGGGCTTGGGAGTTCACGCGGGATTGGCCGGTCCCATTCGGCTCGCTGAAACGCCGGCTCATCGGTGGTTCGGGTACTGCGAGGGGCAGGAGAGCGGCATCTTCGTCTCCGACCCCAAACTGATCAGCACGCTTCACATGCGGTATGCGAAACTGCGGTCACAGGCCCTTACGCCTGAGCAATCGGTGGGCCGACTGGAGCTACTGCGAGGAGCGCCATGA
- a CDS encoding DUF397 domain-containing protein, with product MSTTELGWFKSSYSSGSGDDCVEVALDWRKSTYSSGSGDSCVEVAECWSKSSYSSAEGDSCVEVSACWSKSSYSSGDGDSCVEVAATPAVIHVRDSKDKAGPQLTLSPGAWGEFVAYAGVGPL from the coding sequence ATGAGCACAACCGAACTGGGCTGGTTCAAGAGCAGTTACAGCAGCGGCTCCGGCGACGATTGCGTCGAAGTCGCCCTCGACTGGCGGAAGTCGACGTACAGCAGCGGGTCTGGCGACTCCTGCGTCGAAGTCGCCGAATGCTGGAGCAAGTCCAGCTACAGCAGCGCCGAGGGCGACTCCTGCGTCGAGGTTTCCGCGTGCTGGAGCAAGTCCAGCTACAGCAGCGGCGACGGTGACTCCTGCGTCGAGGTCGCCGCCACCCCCGCCGTCATCCACGTCCGGGACTCCAAGGACAAGGCCGGTCCTCAGCTCACGCTTTCGCCCGGCGCCTGGGGCGAGTTCGTGGCGTACGCCGGAGTCGGGCCCCTATAG